From the genome of Lineus longissimus chromosome 8, tnLinLong1.2, whole genome shotgun sequence, one region includes:
- the LOC135492834 gene encoding neuronal acetylcholine receptor subunit alpha-10-like isoform X1, with the protein MYRPWIISLLLFILVITENLESTQAEKYLQRFRKVGTNSKLGRCTPNGLVACGSSGQRRQLPKGRKRKQDSEFPELPRSWEYKIKQRLTRGYDKTSRPVKMDNTTIKVNIAMSLFHILDTNEKHQTFSALVSIRLRWRDEYMVWDKTEYGNISQIHIPAYSLWLPDLVISNHADDSFSGFLNTYAIVQHTGDTLWMFPAVIKIYCTLNVRHFPFDSQHCDVVFISWTYSGFELDMLYNDKFPNTVYYTAENQEWWVDRITVKRHEKYYACCEEPYPDVTFTIHMNRRSLFYIFNLIFPCMLIYVVSMLGFFLPIESGEKVNLEITILLALVVFLMIIGETLPPTPDAIPLLGMLFGATMLMVSIALVMGVIVTNIHLRRYSKQKVPRWVGRKIIRCDCARQKKSKVRLKCKSQTHRSSAHSQSCDIEIDTLAGAHEMQALTTHPRTRANGNLHKNSSGENIVCNCTFPGLPAGSQPNVDDGNQGESSSAVSKPVPQQCPCQSPEAWSTLAKFMDRLFFYIFLIASLLAFFLIFYQIPSHSNEDSNTNNDKEVSTNDTAT; encoded by the exons TAGGCACCAACTCAAAGTTGGGCAGATGCACGCCCAATGGTTTGGTAGCAT GTGGTTCGAGCGGTCAGCGACGTCAACTCCCAAAAGGCAGAAAAAGAAAACAGGACTCGGAATTTCCCGAACTTCCCCGATCTTGGGAGTACAAAATCAAACAGAGGTTAACGAGAGGATACGACAAGACATCACGTCCGGTCAAGATGGATAACACCACCATAAAAGTCAATATAGCCATGTCATTGTTCCATATCTTAGACACA aatgaaaaacatcaaacattTTCAGCATTAGTATCGATACGACTG CGTTGGCGGGACGAGTATATGGTATGGGACAAGACAGAATACGGAAACATTAGCCAAATTCACATTCCAGCTTATAGTTTATGGTTACCAGACTTGGTTATAAGCAACCA TGCTGATGACAGTTTCAGCGGCTTCCTCAACACCTATGCAATAGTTCAACATACGGGCGACACCCTATGGATGTTCCCCGCAGTCATCAAGATATACTGTACCCTCAATGTCAGACACTTCCCATTCGATTCCCAACATTGTGATGTGGTGTTTATCTCGTGGACGTACAGTGGCTTCGAGCTTGATATGTTGTACAACGATAAATTTCCGAATACTGTTTACTACACTGCTGAAAATCAGGAATG GTGGGTCGACCGCATCACCGTAAAACGCCACGAAAAATACTACGCATGTTGCGAGGAGCCCTATCCGGACGTGACGTTCACAATCCACATGAACAGGCGAAGTCTCTTCTATATCTTCAACCTGATATTCCCCTGTATGCTAATTTATGTGGTCTCCATGCTCGGCTTCTTCCTCCCGATCGAGTCCGGGGAGAAAGTGAACCTGGAGATCACCATTCTACTGGCCTTGGTCGtcttcctcatgatcattggtGAGACCCTGCCTCCTACTCCCGATGCTATTCCACTTTTGG GTATGCTTTTCGGTGCCACTATGCTGATGGTGTCTATAGCGTTAGTAATGGGAGTTATCGTCACAAACATTCACCTGAGGAGATATTCGAAACAAAAAGTACCTAGGTGGGTCGGTAGAAAGATTATACGATGCGATTGTGCAAGACAGAAGAAGTCTAAAGTCCGACTGAAATGCAAAAGCCAAACACATCGGTCGAGTGCGCATAGTCAATCTTGTGACATTGAAATAGACACTTTAGCAGGAGCTCACGAAATGCAAGCTCTGACGACGCACCCACGCACGCGCGCCAATGGGAACTTGCATAAAAACAGCAGTGGGGAGAATATTGTGTGTAACTGTACTTTCCCTGGATTGCCCGCCGGTAGTCAACCGAACGTAGATGATGGTAACCAAGGTGAGAGCAGTTCCGCAGTATCAAAGCCAGTCCCGCAGCAATGCCCGTGCCAATCTCCCGAAGCGTGGTCTACCTTAGCCAAGTTCATGGATAGGTTGTTCTTTTACATATTCTTGATAGCCAGCTTGTTGGCCTTCTTTTTAATCTTCTATCAGATTCCATCACATTCTAATGAAGATTCAAATACAAATAACGATAAAGAAGTGTCAACAAATGATACAGCGACGTAG
- the LOC135492834 gene encoding neuronal acetylcholine receptor subunit alpha-10-like isoform X3, with translation MYRPWIISLLLFILVITENLESTQAVGTNSKLGRCTPNGLVACGSSGQRRQLPKGRKRKQDSEFPELPRSWEYKIKQRLTRGYDKTSRPVKMDNTTIKVNIAMSLFHILDTNEKHQTFSALVSIRLRWRDEYMVWDKTEYGNISQIHIPAYSLWLPDLVISNHADDSFSGFLNTYAIVQHTGDTLWMFPAVIKIYCTLNVRHFPFDSQHCDVVFISWTYSGFELDMLYNDKFPNTVYYTAENQEWWVDRITVKRHEKYYACCEEPYPDVTFTIHMNRRSLFYIFNLIFPCMLIYVVSMLGFFLPIESGEKVNLEITILLALVVFLMIIGETLPPTPDAIPLLGMLFGATMLMVSIALVMGVIVTNIHLRRYSKQKVPRWVGRKIIRCDCARQKKSKVRLKCKSQTHRSSAHSQSCDIEIDTLAGAHEMQALTTHPRTRANGNLHKNSSGENIVCNCTFPGLPAGSQPNVDDGNQGESSSAVSKPVPQQCPCQSPEAWSTLAKFMDRLFFYIFLIASLLAFFLIFYQIPSHSNEDSNTNNDKEVSTNDTAT, from the exons TAGGCACCAACTCAAAGTTGGGCAGATGCACGCCCAATGGTTTGGTAGCAT GTGGTTCGAGCGGTCAGCGACGTCAACTCCCAAAAGGCAGAAAAAGAAAACAGGACTCGGAATTTCCCGAACTTCCCCGATCTTGGGAGTACAAAATCAAACAGAGGTTAACGAGAGGATACGACAAGACATCACGTCCGGTCAAGATGGATAACACCACCATAAAAGTCAATATAGCCATGTCATTGTTCCATATCTTAGACACA aatgaaaaacatcaaacattTTCAGCATTAGTATCGATACGACTG CGTTGGCGGGACGAGTATATGGTATGGGACAAGACAGAATACGGAAACATTAGCCAAATTCACATTCCAGCTTATAGTTTATGGTTACCAGACTTGGTTATAAGCAACCA TGCTGATGACAGTTTCAGCGGCTTCCTCAACACCTATGCAATAGTTCAACATACGGGCGACACCCTATGGATGTTCCCCGCAGTCATCAAGATATACTGTACCCTCAATGTCAGACACTTCCCATTCGATTCCCAACATTGTGATGTGGTGTTTATCTCGTGGACGTACAGTGGCTTCGAGCTTGATATGTTGTACAACGATAAATTTCCGAATACTGTTTACTACACTGCTGAAAATCAGGAATG GTGGGTCGACCGCATCACCGTAAAACGCCACGAAAAATACTACGCATGTTGCGAGGAGCCCTATCCGGACGTGACGTTCACAATCCACATGAACAGGCGAAGTCTCTTCTATATCTTCAACCTGATATTCCCCTGTATGCTAATTTATGTGGTCTCCATGCTCGGCTTCTTCCTCCCGATCGAGTCCGGGGAGAAAGTGAACCTGGAGATCACCATTCTACTGGCCTTGGTCGtcttcctcatgatcattggtGAGACCCTGCCTCCTACTCCCGATGCTATTCCACTTTTGG GTATGCTTTTCGGTGCCACTATGCTGATGGTGTCTATAGCGTTAGTAATGGGAGTTATCGTCACAAACATTCACCTGAGGAGATATTCGAAACAAAAAGTACCTAGGTGGGTCGGTAGAAAGATTATACGATGCGATTGTGCAAGACAGAAGAAGTCTAAAGTCCGACTGAAATGCAAAAGCCAAACACATCGGTCGAGTGCGCATAGTCAATCTTGTGACATTGAAATAGACACTTTAGCAGGAGCTCACGAAATGCAAGCTCTGACGACGCACCCACGCACGCGCGCCAATGGGAACTTGCATAAAAACAGCAGTGGGGAGAATATTGTGTGTAACTGTACTTTCCCTGGATTGCCCGCCGGTAGTCAACCGAACGTAGATGATGGTAACCAAGGTGAGAGCAGTTCCGCAGTATCAAAGCCAGTCCCGCAGCAATGCCCGTGCCAATCTCCCGAAGCGTGGTCTACCTTAGCCAAGTTCATGGATAGGTTGTTCTTTTACATATTCTTGATAGCCAGCTTGTTGGCCTTCTTTTTAATCTTCTATCAGATTCCATCACATTCTAATGAAGATTCAAATACAAATAACGATAAAGAAGTGTCAACAAATGATACAGCGACGTAG
- the LOC135492834 gene encoding neuronal acetylcholine receptor subunit alpha-10-like isoform X2, with translation MYRPWIISLLLFILVITENLESTQAEKYLQRFRKGGSYTNMTGYFKYGIGGSSGQRRQLPKGRKRKQDSEFPELPRSWEYKIKQRLTRGYDKTSRPVKMDNTTIKVNIAMSLFHILDTNEKHQTFSALVSIRLRWRDEYMVWDKTEYGNISQIHIPAYSLWLPDLVISNHADDSFSGFLNTYAIVQHTGDTLWMFPAVIKIYCTLNVRHFPFDSQHCDVVFISWTYSGFELDMLYNDKFPNTVYYTAENQEWWVDRITVKRHEKYYACCEEPYPDVTFTIHMNRRSLFYIFNLIFPCMLIYVVSMLGFFLPIESGEKVNLEITILLALVVFLMIIGETLPPTPDAIPLLGMLFGATMLMVSIALVMGVIVTNIHLRRYSKQKVPRWVGRKIIRCDCARQKKSKVRLKCKSQTHRSSAHSQSCDIEIDTLAGAHEMQALTTHPRTRANGNLHKNSSGENIVCNCTFPGLPAGSQPNVDDGNQGESSSAVSKPVPQQCPCQSPEAWSTLAKFMDRLFFYIFLIASLLAFFLIFYQIPSHSNEDSNTNNDKEVSTNDTAT, from the exons GTGGTTCGAGCGGTCAGCGACGTCAACTCCCAAAAGGCAGAAAAAGAAAACAGGACTCGGAATTTCCCGAACTTCCCCGATCTTGGGAGTACAAAATCAAACAGAGGTTAACGAGAGGATACGACAAGACATCACGTCCGGTCAAGATGGATAACACCACCATAAAAGTCAATATAGCCATGTCATTGTTCCATATCTTAGACACA aatgaaaaacatcaaacattTTCAGCATTAGTATCGATACGACTG CGTTGGCGGGACGAGTATATGGTATGGGACAAGACAGAATACGGAAACATTAGCCAAATTCACATTCCAGCTTATAGTTTATGGTTACCAGACTTGGTTATAAGCAACCA TGCTGATGACAGTTTCAGCGGCTTCCTCAACACCTATGCAATAGTTCAACATACGGGCGACACCCTATGGATGTTCCCCGCAGTCATCAAGATATACTGTACCCTCAATGTCAGACACTTCCCATTCGATTCCCAACATTGTGATGTGGTGTTTATCTCGTGGACGTACAGTGGCTTCGAGCTTGATATGTTGTACAACGATAAATTTCCGAATACTGTTTACTACACTGCTGAAAATCAGGAATG GTGGGTCGACCGCATCACCGTAAAACGCCACGAAAAATACTACGCATGTTGCGAGGAGCCCTATCCGGACGTGACGTTCACAATCCACATGAACAGGCGAAGTCTCTTCTATATCTTCAACCTGATATTCCCCTGTATGCTAATTTATGTGGTCTCCATGCTCGGCTTCTTCCTCCCGATCGAGTCCGGGGAGAAAGTGAACCTGGAGATCACCATTCTACTGGCCTTGGTCGtcttcctcatgatcattggtGAGACCCTGCCTCCTACTCCCGATGCTATTCCACTTTTGG GTATGCTTTTCGGTGCCACTATGCTGATGGTGTCTATAGCGTTAGTAATGGGAGTTATCGTCACAAACATTCACCTGAGGAGATATTCGAAACAAAAAGTACCTAGGTGGGTCGGTAGAAAGATTATACGATGCGATTGTGCAAGACAGAAGAAGTCTAAAGTCCGACTGAAATGCAAAAGCCAAACACATCGGTCGAGTGCGCATAGTCAATCTTGTGACATTGAAATAGACACTTTAGCAGGAGCTCACGAAATGCAAGCTCTGACGACGCACCCACGCACGCGCGCCAATGGGAACTTGCATAAAAACAGCAGTGGGGAGAATATTGTGTGTAACTGTACTTTCCCTGGATTGCCCGCCGGTAGTCAACCGAACGTAGATGATGGTAACCAAGGTGAGAGCAGTTCCGCAGTATCAAAGCCAGTCCCGCAGCAATGCCCGTGCCAATCTCCCGAAGCGTGGTCTACCTTAGCCAAGTTCATGGATAGGTTGTTCTTTTACATATTCTTGATAGCCAGCTTGTTGGCCTTCTTTTTAATCTTCTATCAGATTCCATCACATTCTAATGAAGATTCAAATACAAATAACGATAAAGAAGTGTCAACAAATGATACAGCGACGTAG
- the LOC135492834 gene encoding neuronal acetylcholine receptor subunit alpha-10-like isoform X5, with product MYRPWIISLLLFILVITENLESTQAEKYLQRFRKGGSSGQRRQLPKGRKRKQDSEFPELPRSWEYKIKQRLTRGYDKTSRPVKMDNTTIKVNIAMSLFHILDTNEKHQTFSALVSIRLRWRDEYMVWDKTEYGNISQIHIPAYSLWLPDLVISNHADDSFSGFLNTYAIVQHTGDTLWMFPAVIKIYCTLNVRHFPFDSQHCDVVFISWTYSGFELDMLYNDKFPNTVYYTAENQEWWVDRITVKRHEKYYACCEEPYPDVTFTIHMNRRSLFYIFNLIFPCMLIYVVSMLGFFLPIESGEKVNLEITILLALVVFLMIIGETLPPTPDAIPLLGMLFGATMLMVSIALVMGVIVTNIHLRRYSKQKVPRWVGRKIIRCDCARQKKSKVRLKCKSQTHRSSAHSQSCDIEIDTLAGAHEMQALTTHPRTRANGNLHKNSSGENIVCNCTFPGLPAGSQPNVDDGNQGESSSAVSKPVPQQCPCQSPEAWSTLAKFMDRLFFYIFLIASLLAFFLIFYQIPSHSNEDSNTNNDKEVSTNDTAT from the exons GTGGTTCGAGCGGTCAGCGACGTCAACTCCCAAAAGGCAGAAAAAGAAAACAGGACTCGGAATTTCCCGAACTTCCCCGATCTTGGGAGTACAAAATCAAACAGAGGTTAACGAGAGGATACGACAAGACATCACGTCCGGTCAAGATGGATAACACCACCATAAAAGTCAATATAGCCATGTCATTGTTCCATATCTTAGACACA aatgaaaaacatcaaacattTTCAGCATTAGTATCGATACGACTG CGTTGGCGGGACGAGTATATGGTATGGGACAAGACAGAATACGGAAACATTAGCCAAATTCACATTCCAGCTTATAGTTTATGGTTACCAGACTTGGTTATAAGCAACCA TGCTGATGACAGTTTCAGCGGCTTCCTCAACACCTATGCAATAGTTCAACATACGGGCGACACCCTATGGATGTTCCCCGCAGTCATCAAGATATACTGTACCCTCAATGTCAGACACTTCCCATTCGATTCCCAACATTGTGATGTGGTGTTTATCTCGTGGACGTACAGTGGCTTCGAGCTTGATATGTTGTACAACGATAAATTTCCGAATACTGTTTACTACACTGCTGAAAATCAGGAATG GTGGGTCGACCGCATCACCGTAAAACGCCACGAAAAATACTACGCATGTTGCGAGGAGCCCTATCCGGACGTGACGTTCACAATCCACATGAACAGGCGAAGTCTCTTCTATATCTTCAACCTGATATTCCCCTGTATGCTAATTTATGTGGTCTCCATGCTCGGCTTCTTCCTCCCGATCGAGTCCGGGGAGAAAGTGAACCTGGAGATCACCATTCTACTGGCCTTGGTCGtcttcctcatgatcattggtGAGACCCTGCCTCCTACTCCCGATGCTATTCCACTTTTGG GTATGCTTTTCGGTGCCACTATGCTGATGGTGTCTATAGCGTTAGTAATGGGAGTTATCGTCACAAACATTCACCTGAGGAGATATTCGAAACAAAAAGTACCTAGGTGGGTCGGTAGAAAGATTATACGATGCGATTGTGCAAGACAGAAGAAGTCTAAAGTCCGACTGAAATGCAAAAGCCAAACACATCGGTCGAGTGCGCATAGTCAATCTTGTGACATTGAAATAGACACTTTAGCAGGAGCTCACGAAATGCAAGCTCTGACGACGCACCCACGCACGCGCGCCAATGGGAACTTGCATAAAAACAGCAGTGGGGAGAATATTGTGTGTAACTGTACTTTCCCTGGATTGCCCGCCGGTAGTCAACCGAACGTAGATGATGGTAACCAAGGTGAGAGCAGTTCCGCAGTATCAAAGCCAGTCCCGCAGCAATGCCCGTGCCAATCTCCCGAAGCGTGGTCTACCTTAGCCAAGTTCATGGATAGGTTGTTCTTTTACATATTCTTGATAGCCAGCTTGTTGGCCTTCTTTTTAATCTTCTATCAGATTCCATCACATTCTAATGAAGATTCAAATACAAATAACGATAAAGAAGTGTCAACAAATGATACAGCGACGTAG
- the LOC135492834 gene encoding neuronal acetylcholine receptor subunit alpha-10-like isoform X4, whose translation MYRPWIISLLLFILVITENLESTQAGGSYTNMTGYFKYGIGGSSGQRRQLPKGRKRKQDSEFPELPRSWEYKIKQRLTRGYDKTSRPVKMDNTTIKVNIAMSLFHILDTNEKHQTFSALVSIRLRWRDEYMVWDKTEYGNISQIHIPAYSLWLPDLVISNHADDSFSGFLNTYAIVQHTGDTLWMFPAVIKIYCTLNVRHFPFDSQHCDVVFISWTYSGFELDMLYNDKFPNTVYYTAENQEWWVDRITVKRHEKYYACCEEPYPDVTFTIHMNRRSLFYIFNLIFPCMLIYVVSMLGFFLPIESGEKVNLEITILLALVVFLMIIGETLPPTPDAIPLLGMLFGATMLMVSIALVMGVIVTNIHLRRYSKQKVPRWVGRKIIRCDCARQKKSKVRLKCKSQTHRSSAHSQSCDIEIDTLAGAHEMQALTTHPRTRANGNLHKNSSGENIVCNCTFPGLPAGSQPNVDDGNQGESSSAVSKPVPQQCPCQSPEAWSTLAKFMDRLFFYIFLIASLLAFFLIFYQIPSHSNEDSNTNNDKEVSTNDTAT comes from the exons GTGGTTCGAGCGGTCAGCGACGTCAACTCCCAAAAGGCAGAAAAAGAAAACAGGACTCGGAATTTCCCGAACTTCCCCGATCTTGGGAGTACAAAATCAAACAGAGGTTAACGAGAGGATACGACAAGACATCACGTCCGGTCAAGATGGATAACACCACCATAAAAGTCAATATAGCCATGTCATTGTTCCATATCTTAGACACA aatgaaaaacatcaaacattTTCAGCATTAGTATCGATACGACTG CGTTGGCGGGACGAGTATATGGTATGGGACAAGACAGAATACGGAAACATTAGCCAAATTCACATTCCAGCTTATAGTTTATGGTTACCAGACTTGGTTATAAGCAACCA TGCTGATGACAGTTTCAGCGGCTTCCTCAACACCTATGCAATAGTTCAACATACGGGCGACACCCTATGGATGTTCCCCGCAGTCATCAAGATATACTGTACCCTCAATGTCAGACACTTCCCATTCGATTCCCAACATTGTGATGTGGTGTTTATCTCGTGGACGTACAGTGGCTTCGAGCTTGATATGTTGTACAACGATAAATTTCCGAATACTGTTTACTACACTGCTGAAAATCAGGAATG GTGGGTCGACCGCATCACCGTAAAACGCCACGAAAAATACTACGCATGTTGCGAGGAGCCCTATCCGGACGTGACGTTCACAATCCACATGAACAGGCGAAGTCTCTTCTATATCTTCAACCTGATATTCCCCTGTATGCTAATTTATGTGGTCTCCATGCTCGGCTTCTTCCTCCCGATCGAGTCCGGGGAGAAAGTGAACCTGGAGATCACCATTCTACTGGCCTTGGTCGtcttcctcatgatcattggtGAGACCCTGCCTCCTACTCCCGATGCTATTCCACTTTTGG GTATGCTTTTCGGTGCCACTATGCTGATGGTGTCTATAGCGTTAGTAATGGGAGTTATCGTCACAAACATTCACCTGAGGAGATATTCGAAACAAAAAGTACCTAGGTGGGTCGGTAGAAAGATTATACGATGCGATTGTGCAAGACAGAAGAAGTCTAAAGTCCGACTGAAATGCAAAAGCCAAACACATCGGTCGAGTGCGCATAGTCAATCTTGTGACATTGAAATAGACACTTTAGCAGGAGCTCACGAAATGCAAGCTCTGACGACGCACCCACGCACGCGCGCCAATGGGAACTTGCATAAAAACAGCAGTGGGGAGAATATTGTGTGTAACTGTACTTTCCCTGGATTGCCCGCCGGTAGTCAACCGAACGTAGATGATGGTAACCAAGGTGAGAGCAGTTCCGCAGTATCAAAGCCAGTCCCGCAGCAATGCCCGTGCCAATCTCCCGAAGCGTGGTCTACCTTAGCCAAGTTCATGGATAGGTTGTTCTTTTACATATTCTTGATAGCCAGCTTGTTGGCCTTCTTTTTAATCTTCTATCAGATTCCATCACATTCTAATGAAGATTCAAATACAAATAACGATAAAGAAGTGTCAACAAATGATACAGCGACGTAG